The genomic stretch GGTTCAGAATATTTCCAACAAATTCAAGATTATATTCAAGCCTTAAAAGCACCCCTTGAAACTTTGGGATTAGAAAATGAGTATGATATTTTAGTAAATTCTCATGGTGGTGGTTTAACAGGGCAATCTGATGCCGTTAAATTAGGCGTTGCTCGTGCGTTATGTCAACTTGATCCTGAAAATCGTCAACCTCTTAAAGCGGAAGGTTATTTAACGAGAGATCCTCGTGCGAAAGAGCGTAAGAAATATGGTTTACATAAAGCCCGTAAAGCTCCTCAGTACTCCAAACGTTAATATTTGCCCCCTTGTTTTGAGAAGAGGGGGAAACAAATAAAGTGGTGAATTTATAGCGGAAAGCTAATTGCTCAAAGCTAAAGACTATTTTAAATTATCGATATAAATAAGGAAATTAAAATTATGCCAAAAGAAGGAATACACCCCCAATGGTATCCCGATGCAAAAGTGATTTGTAACGGAGAGGAAGTTATGCGTGTTGGTTCAACCCAACCAGAAATTCATGTAGAGGTTTGGTCTGGTAATCATCCTTTCTACACCGGTACTCAAAAAATTATTGACACGGAAGGTAGAGTCGATCGATTCTTGCGTAAATACGGTATGCTTAGTGGTAAGCAAGAAGGTTCTAACACTGAGACAAAGTAGAAATCTTTTTTCAAAAAATAAAGAAATATTTAAACTCTAGCAAATATGTTATTTGTTAGGGTTTTTTAGTAAGTGGGATTTGCTGAACTCTGATTACTGTCATACCAAGCGTGAATCATAAAATTATCGATAAAGAGAGA from Geminocystis sp. NIES-3709 encodes the following:
- the rpsI gene encoding 30S ribosomal protein S9, translated to MSNKVVYLGTGRRKSSVARVRLVPGTGAVKVNDREGSEYFQQIQDYIQALKAPLETLGLENEYDILVNSHGGGLTGQSDAVKLGVARALCQLDPENRQPLKAEGYLTRDPRAKERKKYGLHKARKAPQYSKR
- the rpmE gene encoding 50S ribosomal protein L31 is translated as MPKEGIHPQWYPDAKVICNGEEVMRVGSTQPEIHVEVWSGNHPFYTGTQKIIDTEGRVDRFLRKYGMLSGKQEGSNTETK